One Mycolicibacterium pulveris genomic region harbors:
- a CDS encoding D-alanyl-D-alanine carboxypeptidase family protein — translation MRKLLAALAIALSAAVGVAAPAPAQPGVGPSGAVTLPDGPAQAWLLADLDSGRILASRNPYEPHPPASTIKALLAMVVLDHLPLNAVIRASQAAADVECSCAGVKAGRAYTVRQLLDGLMLVSGNDAANTLADGLGGYRVAVARMNTKAAALGARSTRASSPSGLDGPGMESVTTANDLAIIYRAALRYPAFAAIVRQPSSLFPTDNGPKTIVNQNELLKRYPGTLVGKTGYTNLARKTYVGAAERNGRRLVVAQLYGSGDLYGQAIQLLDWGFSQPR, via the coding sequence ATGCGAAAGCTGCTGGCCGCGTTGGCCATTGCGCTGTCGGCAGCGGTTGGTGTCGCGGCCCCGGCGCCGGCCCAACCCGGCGTCGGACCGTCTGGCGCCGTCACCCTGCCTGACGGCCCCGCGCAGGCGTGGCTGCTCGCCGACCTCGACAGCGGGCGAATCCTGGCTTCCCGCAACCCATATGAACCGCACCCGCCCGCCAGCACCATCAAGGCGCTGTTGGCGATGGTGGTGCTGGACCACCTTCCGCTCAACGCGGTCATCCGCGCCAGCCAGGCCGCGGCCGACGTGGAATGTTCGTGTGCCGGGGTCAAGGCCGGCCGAGCCTACACCGTGCGCCAACTGCTCGACGGCCTGATGCTGGTGTCGGGCAACGATGCCGCCAACACGTTGGCCGACGGGCTCGGCGGCTACCGGGTCGCGGTCGCCAGGATGAACACCAAAGCGGCGGCGCTCGGCGCGCGAAGCACCCGCGCGTCGTCGCCGTCGGGGTTGGACGGCCCCGGCATGGAATCGGTCACCACCGCCAACGACCTGGCCATCATCTACCGCGCGGCGCTGCGGTATCCGGCGTTCGCCGCGATCGTGCGCCAACCGTCGTCGCTGTTCCCCACCGACAACGGGCCCAAGACCATCGTCAACCAGAACGAACTGCTCAAGCGCTACCCCGGCACCCTGGTCGGCAAGACCGGCTACACGAACCTAGCCCGCAAGACGTATGTCGGTGCGGCAGAACGCAATGGACGCCGGCTGGTGGTGGCGCAGCTGTACGGCAGCGGTGACCTCTACGGGCAGGCGATCCAGCTGTTGGACTGGGGCTTCAGCCAGCCCCGGTGA
- a CDS encoding DUF2469 domain-containing protein: MSAEDLEKYETEMELSLYREYKDIVGQFSYVVETERRFYLANSVEVVPRNTDGEIYFELRLADAWVWDMYRPARFVKQVRVITFKDVNIEEVEKPELRLPE; this comes from the coding sequence ATGAGTGCCGAAGATCTCGAGAAGTACGAAACCGAGATGGAGCTCTCGCTCTACCGCGAATACAAGGACATCGTCGGCCAGTTCAGTTACGTCGTGGAGACCGAGCGCCGCTTCTATCTGGCCAACAGCGTGGAAGTGGTGCCACGCAACACCGACGGCGAGATCTACTTCGAGCTGCGCCTGGCCGACGCCTGGGTGTGGGACATGTACCGGCCGGCGCGCTTCGTCAAGCAGGTCCGGGTGATCACGTTCAAAGACGTCAACATCGAAGAGGTGGAGAAGCCCGAACTGCGGCTGCCCGAGTGA
- the trmD gene encoding tRNA (guanosine(37)-N1)-methyltransferase TrmD encodes MRIDVVTIFPDYLEPLRQSLPGKAIEAGIVELIVHDLRRWTHDVHRSVDDAPYGGGPGMVMKAPVWGEALDEICSEETLLVVPTPAGRLFTQRDARRWSTEKHLVFACGRYEGVDQRVVEDAARRMRVEEVSIGDYVLPGGESAALVMIESIVRLLPDVLGNPASHQDDSHSHGLLEGPSYTRPPSWRGLDVPEVLLSGDHAKIAAWRREQSLKRTRERRPDLLD; translated from the coding sequence ATGCGCATAGACGTGGTGACGATCTTTCCCGACTACCTCGAGCCGCTGCGACAGTCCTTGCCGGGCAAGGCGATCGAGGCGGGCATCGTCGAACTCATCGTGCACGATCTGCGGCGCTGGACCCACGACGTGCACCGGTCCGTCGACGACGCGCCCTACGGCGGAGGGCCCGGCATGGTGATGAAGGCGCCGGTGTGGGGCGAAGCGCTCGACGAGATCTGTTCCGAGGAAACGCTTCTCGTCGTGCCAACGCCTGCGGGTAGACTGTTCACCCAACGCGACGCGCGGCGGTGGAGCACCGAGAAGCACCTGGTATTCGCCTGCGGGCGCTACGAGGGTGTCGACCAACGCGTCGTCGAGGATGCCGCCCGGCGGATGCGCGTCGAGGAGGTGTCGATCGGCGACTACGTGCTACCCGGCGGCGAGTCTGCGGCGCTGGTGATGATCGAAAGCATCGTTCGGCTGCTGCCCGACGTGCTGGGCAATCCCGCGTCCCACCAAGATGATTCGCATTCGCACGGCTTGTTGGAAGGGCCGAGCTACACCCGCCCGCCCAGCTGGCGTGGTTTGGATGTGCCGGAGGTGCTGCTGTCGGGTGATCACGCCAAGATCGCGGCGTGGCGTCGTGAACAGAGCCTGAAGCGCACCCGAGAGCGCCGCCCGGACCTGCTGGACTGA
- the rimM gene encoding ribosome maturation factor RimM (Essential for efficient processing of 16S rRNA), translated as MDLVVGRVAKAHGVTGELVVEVRTDEPDERFAVGATLRGRPAKGGSERRYVIESVRPHGNRLLVRLAGVVDRDGAEALRGTVFLVDSADLPPIEDPDEFYDHQLEGLRVRTVDGVEVGTVAEVLHTAAGELLAVRAGDREVLVPFVSAIVTTVSLSDGVVEIDPPAGLLELS; from the coding sequence ATGGACCTGGTGGTCGGGCGGGTGGCCAAGGCCCACGGCGTCACCGGCGAACTCGTCGTCGAGGTCCGCACCGACGAACCCGACGAGCGGTTCGCGGTCGGCGCCACGCTGCGCGGGCGGCCCGCCAAAGGCGGATCCGAACGGCGATACGTGATCGAATCGGTGCGCCCGCACGGTAATCGGCTGCTGGTACGGCTCGCCGGGGTGGTCGACCGAGATGGCGCGGAAGCGTTGCGGGGCACCGTGTTCCTGGTCGACTCAGCCGATCTGCCGCCCATCGAGGACCCCGACGAGTTCTACGACCATCAACTCGAAGGGCTGCGGGTCCGCACGGTCGACGGCGTCGAGGTCGGCACCGTCGCCGAGGTGTTGCACACCGCCGCAGGTGAACTGCTCGCGGTACGGGCCGGGGACCGGGAGGTGCTGGTGCCGTTCGTGAGCGCCATCGTCACGACCGTGTCGCTGTCCGACGGCGTCGTCGAGATCGACCCGCCGGCGGGTCTGCTGGAGCTGAGCTGA
- the rplS gene encoding 50S ribosomal protein L19, which produces MNTLDFVDQASLRDDIPDFGPGDTVNVHVKVIEGSKERIQVFKGVVLRRQGGGIRETFTVRKESYGVGVERTFPVHSPNIDHIDVVTRGDVRRAKLYYLRELRGKKAKIKEKR; this is translated from the coding sequence ATGAACACGCTGGACTTCGTCGATCAGGCGTCGCTTCGCGACGACATCCCGGACTTCGGCCCCGGCGACACCGTCAACGTGCATGTGAAGGTCATCGAGGGCTCCAAGGAGCGCATCCAGGTCTTCAAGGGTGTCGTGCTGCGCCGCCAGGGCGGTGGCATCCGGGAGACCTTCACCGTGCGCAAGGAAAGCTACGGCGTCGGTGTGGAGCGGACGTTCCCGGTGCACTCGCCGAACATCGACCACATCGACGTCGTCACCCGCGGCGACGTCCGCCGCGCCAAGCTCTACTACCTGCGTGAGCTGCGCGGCAAGAAGGCCAAGATCAAAGAGAAGCGCTGA
- the lepB gene encoding signal peptidase I — protein MTGPTAPDDSSPQPETEDLTSESDSDTEKPKKKHGALREFAILVSIALVIYYVMLTFVARPYLIPSESMQPTLHGCAGCTGDRIMVDKLTYRFGQPEPGDVVVFKGPPNWNIGYKSIRSDNTAVRWVQNALSVIGFVPPDENDLVKRIIAVGGQTVQCRESTGLTVDGKPLDEPYLDRETMKVPDPNFYKCLGPEFGPVTVPEGRVWVMGDNRTHSADSRAHCTNTPADAQRGILCTGDPMAGTVPVDNVIGKARFIAWPPSRWGGVSSVNPQT, from the coding sequence GTGACCGGACCCACTGCGCCAGACGATTCGTCGCCTCAGCCCGAAACCGAGGACCTCACTTCCGAATCCGACTCGGATACCGAGAAGCCCAAGAAGAAGCACGGGGCGCTGCGGGAATTCGCGATCCTCGTCTCGATCGCGCTGGTGATCTACTACGTCATGCTGACGTTCGTCGCGCGGCCCTATCTGATTCCGTCGGAGTCGATGCAACCCACGCTGCACGGCTGTGCGGGCTGCACCGGCGACCGCATCATGGTGGACAAACTGACCTACCGGTTCGGCCAACCCGAACCCGGTGACGTCGTGGTGTTCAAGGGGCCGCCGAACTGGAACATCGGCTACAAGTCGATCAGATCCGACAACACCGCGGTGCGCTGGGTGCAGAATGCGCTGTCGGTCATCGGGTTCGTTCCGCCGGACGAGAACGACCTCGTCAAGCGCATCATCGCCGTGGGTGGGCAGACCGTGCAGTGCCGCGAGAGCACCGGGCTCACCGTCGACGGCAAGCCGCTCGACGAACCGTATCTGGACCGGGAGACGATGAAGGTCCCCGACCCGAACTTCTACAAGTGCCTCGGCCCGGAGTTCGGTCCGGTGACGGTGCCCGAGGGCAGGGTGTGGGTGATGGGCGACAACCGTACGCATTCGGCCGACTCGCGGGCACACTGCACCAACACACCCGCCGACGCGCAGCGTGGAATCCTGTGCACCGGAGACCCGATGGCAGGCACCGTGCCGGTGGACAATGTCATCGGAAAGGCGCGTTTCATCGCCTGGCCGCCGTCGCGTTGGGGCGGCGTGAGCAGCGTGAATCCCCAGACCTGA
- a CDS encoding nuclear transport factor 2 family protein, protein MLSLGEISDRLEIQQLLIDYSTAIDQRKFDDLDQVFTADAYIDYRAMGGIDGHYPQVKAWLAEVLPNFPAYAHLLGNFDVRIAGDTASSRTLCFNPMVMGGEQNQVLFCGLWYDDEFVRTPEGWRMSRRVETKCFDKLV, encoded by the coding sequence ATGCTGAGCCTGGGCGAGATTTCGGATCGGTTGGAAATTCAGCAGCTGCTGATCGACTACTCGACGGCCATCGACCAACGAAAATTCGACGACCTCGATCAGGTGTTCACCGCCGATGCCTATATCGACTACCGGGCGATGGGCGGCATCGACGGCCACTATCCGCAAGTCAAGGCCTGGTTGGCCGAGGTGCTGCCGAACTTTCCCGCCTACGCGCACCTGTTGGGCAACTTCGACGTCCGCATCGCCGGTGACACCGCGTCGTCGCGGACCCTTTGCTTCAACCCGATGGTGATGGGCGGGGAGCAGAACCAGGTGCTGTTCTGCGGGCTGTGGTACGACGACGAGTTCGTCCGCACCCCCGAGGGTTGGCGGATGAGCCGACGGGTCGAGACCAAGTGCTTCGACAAGCTGGTGTGA
- a CDS encoding D-alanyl-D-alanine carboxypeptidase family protein yields the protein MRRLVIAVTAALCLLLGQSVTAMAAPMGIEQPAGSVPIPEGPAQAWLVADMDSGAVLAARDEFGQYAPASTIKVLLALTVLDELPLDATVVANEADTKVECNCAGVTPGMVYTTRQLLEALLLVSGNDAANTLATMLGGHDVAVTKMNAKAALLGAYGTNAGSPSGLDGPGIAMWSSPHDLAVIFRAAMTNPVFAQITRQPTAVFPTKTGDRVLVNQDELLQRYPGTIGGKTGYTDIARKTFVGAAERNGRRLVVALMFGMDKPGQPTYWDQAASLFDWGFALDPNASIGYL from the coding sequence ATGCGAAGGCTGGTGATCGCCGTGACGGCCGCCCTGTGCCTGCTGCTCGGACAGTCCGTGACGGCGATGGCCGCGCCGATGGGCATCGAGCAACCCGCGGGTTCGGTGCCCATCCCCGAGGGCCCCGCGCAAGCGTGGCTCGTCGCCGACATGGACAGCGGCGCCGTGTTGGCCGCGAGAGACGAGTTCGGCCAGTACGCCCCCGCCAGCACCATCAAGGTGCTGCTGGCTCTGACGGTGCTCGACGAGCTGCCGCTGGACGCCACCGTCGTCGCCAACGAGGCCGACACCAAGGTCGAATGCAACTGCGCGGGCGTGACCCCGGGCATGGTCTACACCACTCGCCAGCTTCTCGAGGCGCTGCTGCTGGTGTCGGGCAACGACGCCGCCAACACGCTGGCCACCATGCTCGGCGGCCACGACGTGGCCGTGACGAAGATGAACGCCAAGGCCGCGCTGCTGGGCGCGTACGGCACCAACGCCGGTTCGCCGTCGGGTCTGGACGGCCCGGGCATCGCGATGTGGTCCTCACCGCACGACCTGGCGGTCATCTTCCGCGCCGCGATGACCAACCCGGTGTTCGCCCAGATCACCCGGCAGCCGACCGCCGTCTTTCCGACCAAGACCGGTGACAGGGTGCTGGTCAACCAGGACGAACTGCTCCAGCGCTACCCCGGCACGATCGGCGGCAAGACCGGCTACACCGACATCGCCCGCAAGACGTTCGTCGGCGCCGCCGAACGCAACGGCCGCCGACTGGTGGTGGCGTTGATGTTCGGTATGGACAAGCCGGGGCAGCCGACGTATTGGGACCAGGCGGCCAGCCTGTTCGACTGGGGCTTCGCGCTCGATCCGAACGCCAGCATCGGCTACCTGTAA
- the rpsP gene encoding 30S ribosomal protein S16, whose translation MAVKIKLTRLGKIRTPQYRIAVADARTRRDGRAIEIIGRYHPKEDPSLIEIDSERAQYWLSVGAQPTEPVLALLKITGDWQKFKGLPGAEGTLKVKEPKPSKLDLFNAALAEAEGGSSGEATQPKKKKAPAKKAAEKATEESAKKGVEAEASAEPSGAKDASEPAAEGADATAAGATEDGASGESASAES comes from the coding sequence ATGGCTGTCAAAATCAAGCTGACCCGGCTTGGCAAGATCCGCACCCCCCAGTACCGCATCGCCGTCGCCGACGCGCGCACCCGCCGTGACGGCCGCGCGATCGAGATCATCGGCCGGTACCACCCCAAGGAAGACCCCAGCCTCATCGAGATCGATTCGGAGCGCGCGCAGTACTGGCTCAGCGTCGGCGCCCAGCCCACCGAACCGGTCCTGGCGCTGCTGAAGATCACCGGTGACTGGCAGAAGTTCAAGGGTCTGCCCGGCGCCGAGGGCACGTTGAAGGTCAAGGAGCCCAAGCCCAGCAAGCTCGACCTGTTCAACGCCGCGCTGGCGGAGGCCGAGGGTGGGTCGTCGGGCGAGGCCACCCAGCCCAAGAAGAAGAAGGCACCCGCCAAGAAGGCGGCGGAGAAGGCGACCGAGGAGTCGGCCAAGAAGGGCGTCGAAGCCGAGGCCAGCGCCGAGCCGTCGGGCGCCAAGGACGCCTCGGAGCCGGCGGCCGAAGGCGCTGACGCGACCGCGGCCGGCGCCACGGAGGATGGCGCCTCGGGCGAGTCCGCGTCGGCTGAGAGCTGA
- the mgtE gene encoding magnesium transporter, giving the protein MTEERVKTIERALGLTDLAELRVAVRAMTPAEVVEVLERQDSTDRAVLYRLLAKDQALRVFEALDPSLQSDLVRALQHDDVAALFAGMEPDDRVELLDELPASVARRLMRGLPAREREITAEILGYPPGSIGRRMSPEFVALRANLTAGQALSVVTQRLADAETVYTLPVTDDQRAVVGVVSLRDLMSASPDTPIRDVMQDAHVVQATDDAEEAARRCAILKVLALPVVDSESRLVGILTVDDALRILETAETEDQARMSGTEPLRRPYLASPVSALVRSRVVWLLVLAIGATLTVQVLEVFEATLSQVVALALFVPLLIGTGGNTGNQAATTVTRALALGDVGPRDIAKVAAREFKVGFSLGLLLGSVAFLATTAVYDRQLGTVIGLTLLAVCTMAATVGGVMPLLARAVRADPAVFSNPFITTFVDATGLLMYFLIARAVLGI; this is encoded by the coding sequence ATGACCGAGGAACGGGTCAAGACGATCGAACGCGCGCTTGGCCTCACCGACCTGGCCGAGCTGAGGGTGGCGGTGCGTGCGATGACGCCCGCGGAGGTCGTCGAGGTGCTCGAGCGCCAGGACAGCACCGACCGCGCCGTGCTGTACCGGCTGCTGGCCAAGGACCAGGCGCTTCGGGTGTTCGAGGCGTTGGACCCCAGCCTTCAGAGCGACCTCGTGCGCGCACTTCAGCACGATGACGTCGCCGCTTTGTTCGCCGGCATGGAACCCGACGACCGGGTGGAACTGCTCGACGAGCTGCCCGCGTCGGTGGCGCGGCGCCTGATGCGGGGGCTGCCTGCCCGCGAGCGCGAAATCACCGCGGAGATTCTCGGTTATCCGCCGGGATCGATCGGCAGGCGGATGAGCCCGGAGTTCGTCGCCCTGCGCGCGAACCTGACCGCCGGCCAAGCGCTGTCGGTGGTGACGCAGCGGCTGGCCGACGCCGAGACCGTCTACACGCTGCCGGTCACCGACGACCAGCGCGCCGTGGTGGGCGTGGTCAGCCTGCGTGATCTGATGAGCGCGTCACCCGACACCCCGATCCGCGACGTGATGCAGGACGCGCACGTGGTGCAGGCCACCGACGACGCCGAGGAGGCGGCACGGCGATGCGCCATCCTCAAAGTGCTTGCGCTCCCGGTGGTGGACAGCGAGTCGCGGCTGGTCGGCATCCTCACCGTGGACGACGCGCTGCGCATCCTGGAGACGGCCGAAACCGAAGACCAGGCCAGGATGAGCGGCACCGAGCCGCTGCGGCGGCCCTACCTCGCCAGCCCGGTGAGCGCCCTGGTGCGCTCCAGGGTGGTCTGGCTGCTCGTGTTGGCGATCGGCGCGACGCTCACCGTGCAGGTGCTCGAGGTGTTCGAAGCCACCCTGAGCCAGGTGGTGGCCCTTGCGCTGTTCGTGCCGTTGCTGATCGGAACCGGAGGCAACACCGGTAACCAGGCCGCCACCACGGTGACGCGCGCGCTGGCGTTGGGCGACGTCGGGCCCCGAGACATCGCCAAGGTGGCGGCACGGGAGTTCAAGGTCGGGTTCTCGCTCGGGTTGCTGCTCGGCTCGGTGGCGTTTCTGGCGACCACGGCGGTCTATGACCGCCAGCTGGGCACGGTGATCGGGCTGACGCTGCTGGCCGTGTGCACGATGGCCGCCACGGTCGGCGGCGTCATGCCGTTGCTGGCCCGCGCCGTGCGCGCCGATCCCGCGGTGTTCTCGAATCCGTTCATCACCACGTTCGTCGACGCCACCGGTCTGCTGATGTACTTCCTGATCGCGCGGGCCGTTCTGGGTATCTGA
- a CDS encoding ribonuclease HII codes for MPATWPPRTVIRKSSGLRTLESALYRSGLGPVAGVDEVGRGACAGPLVVAACVLGPNRLESLTALDDSKKLNAKERERLFPLICRYALAYHVVFIPSVEVDRRGVHVANIEGMRRAVAGLSVRPGYVLSDGFRVPGLPMPSLPVVGGDAAAACIAAASVLAKVSRDRLMVEMEAEHPGYGFADHKGYSTPAHSAALAELGPCTQHRHSFINVRRVATRTGIKVVTELITGEPEGAGLGIDHAAEPEQSAEVG; via the coding sequence TTGCCGGCGACATGGCCTCCGCGAACGGTGATCCGGAAGTCCTCGGGCCTGCGAACGTTGGAATCCGCCCTGTACCGCAGCGGCCTCGGGCCGGTGGCCGGCGTCGACGAGGTCGGTCGTGGCGCCTGCGCGGGACCGCTCGTCGTCGCCGCGTGTGTCCTCGGTCCGAACCGCCTGGAGAGCCTGACGGCTCTCGATGACTCCAAGAAGCTCAACGCGAAGGAACGCGAACGGCTCTTCCCGCTGATCTGCCGCTACGCCCTGGCCTATCACGTGGTGTTCATCCCGTCCGTCGAGGTCGATCGGCGCGGTGTGCACGTCGCCAACATCGAGGGCATGCGCCGCGCGGTCGCAGGATTGTCGGTGCGACCCGGCTATGTGCTCTCCGACGGGTTCCGGGTGCCCGGGCTGCCGATGCCGTCGCTGCCGGTGGTCGGTGGCGACGCGGCTGCGGCGTGCATCGCCGCGGCAAGCGTGTTGGCCAAGGTCAGCCGCGACAGGCTGATGGTCGAGATGGAAGCCGAGCATCCCGGCTACGGCTTCGCCGACCACAAGGGCTACAGCACCCCGGCGCATAGCGCCGCGCTGGCCGAACTCGGGCCGTGCACCCAGCACCGTCACTCGTTCATCAACGTGCGCCGAGTGGCCACCAGGACGGGGATCAAGGTGGTCACGGAGCTGATCACCGGTGAACCGGAGGGGGCAGGCCTGGGGATCGATCACGCGGCCGAACCGGAGCAGAGCGCCGAAGTCGGGTAG
- a CDS encoding MCE family protein, protein MTRTLLRPLVGLVAIVVAVVVVVLAANLFRGGFIDSVPVTVITQRAGLVMNPDAKVKVRGVQVGTVAVIEELPDGAAAIHLDMDPSRLDAIPANALVDIASPTVFGAKQVQFVFPAHPSAESLRAGQVVDARHVMVEVNTVFEQLTSVLSQVEPAKLNATLAAIASAVSGRGEKFGRMLSDLDAYLATLEESLPALRADLQAAPGVLRAYADATPGFVTIADNATRISDSIVDQQSNLDAALVSVTGLADIGNQVLGENRNALTDVLRLLVPTTDLLNEYNQALWCGLAGMVETTHLPPLKQPGVVVLAGFLWAQERYRYPQDLPKAGAEGGPQCTGLPKPPFEAAPPYVVADTGTNPWRRTYPGVVLNSDLIKQIMFGDTEISGPPRNTAQIGQPG, encoded by the coding sequence ATGACACGAACGCTGCTGCGTCCACTGGTTGGTCTGGTGGCCATCGTCGTGGCCGTGGTGGTAGTCGTGTTGGCGGCGAACCTCTTTCGCGGTGGCTTCATCGATTCCGTCCCTGTCACGGTGATCACCCAGCGGGCCGGCCTGGTGATGAACCCGGACGCCAAGGTAAAGGTCCGCGGTGTCCAGGTCGGCACGGTCGCCGTGATCGAGGAACTGCCAGATGGAGCGGCGGCCATCCACCTCGACATGGATCCGTCGCGACTGGACGCAATACCCGCCAACGCGCTCGTCGACATCGCCTCACCGACGGTGTTCGGCGCCAAGCAGGTGCAGTTCGTCTTTCCCGCCCACCCGTCCGCCGAGTCGCTACGGGCCGGTCAGGTCGTCGACGCACGACATGTGATGGTCGAGGTCAACACCGTCTTCGAACAGCTGACCTCGGTGTTGTCGCAAGTCGAACCCGCGAAGCTCAACGCCACCCTGGCTGCGATCGCCTCGGCGGTCAGCGGCCGCGGCGAGAAATTCGGCCGGATGCTCTCGGACCTCGACGCCTATCTGGCCACCCTCGAAGAAAGCCTGCCTGCCCTTCGGGCCGACCTGCAGGCCGCACCCGGCGTGCTGCGGGCCTATGCCGATGCAACGCCTGGGTTCGTCACGATCGCCGACAACGCCACGCGGATCAGCGACTCGATCGTCGACCAGCAGTCAAACCTGGACGCTGCGTTGGTGAGCGTGACTGGGCTGGCGGACATCGGAAATCAGGTGTTAGGCGAGAACCGCAACGCGCTCACCGATGTCCTTCGCCTGCTGGTGCCGACCACCGACCTGCTCAACGAGTACAACCAGGCGTTGTGGTGTGGGCTTGCCGGAATGGTGGAGACAACACATCTACCCCCGCTGAAGCAACCCGGCGTGGTGGTGCTGGCCGGGTTCCTGTGGGCCCAGGAGCGCTACCGCTATCCGCAGGACCTGCCCAAGGCCGGGGCGGAAGGCGGTCCCCAGTGCACCGGGCTGCCGAAGCCGCCGTTTGAAGCGGCCCCACCGTACGTCGTCGCCGACACCGGGACCAACCCCTGGCGACGCACCTATCCCGGGGTGGTGCTCAACTCCGACCTGATCAAACAGATCATGTTCGGCGACACCGAGATCTCCGGGCCGCCCCGCAACACCGCCCAGATCGGCCAACCCGGATGA
- a CDS encoding RNA-binding protein — MSSVVVDAVEHLVRGIVDNPDDVRVDMVTSRRGRTVEVHVHPDDLGKVIGRGGRTATALRTLVAGIGGRGIRVDVVDTDQ, encoded by the coding sequence GTGAGCTCAGTCGTCGTCGACGCCGTCGAGCACCTGGTTCGCGGAATCGTGGACAACCCCGACGATGTCCGGGTCGACATGGTGACCAGCCGCCGGGGCCGCACCGTCGAGGTCCATGTCCATCCGGACGATCTCGGCAAGGTCATCGGCCGCGGCGGTCGCACCGCCACCGCGCTGCGCACACTGGTCGCCGGGATCGGCGGTCGAGGGATCCGCGTCGATGTGGTGGACACCGACCAGTAG
- a CDS encoding serine hydrolase, with protein MRPVASKLVTAVAGATVAVLVGSGCEAGVHGTPPPPAESPVVVIAPQGRMAPLPEAPPPAAFEGLQDRTKRATADAAAAGAEITVTVLDRNSGQVVSNGNAMAMPMASVVKVFIADDLLLQVAEGKTQLSPEDRQALDVMLRASDDSAAEVFWSRGGGSEIIARIKARYGLGATTAPYNGRWFNTLSTTADLVRYYDMLLSGAGGLPAEQADIILSDLAASTPTAPDGTVPGGVYPQRFGIPDGLYAEPVAVKQGWFCCWNGGNWVHLSSGVIGPNHRYVMAIGSMQPTDDVTARDTITQAVKTMFPGGRI; from the coding sequence ATGCGACCAGTGGCGTCGAAGCTCGTCACGGCCGTTGCAGGGGCCACGGTTGCGGTGCTCGTCGGCTCGGGGTGCGAGGCCGGGGTGCACGGCACACCGCCGCCGCCCGCGGAATCGCCCGTCGTCGTCATCGCGCCGCAGGGCAGGATGGCGCCGCTGCCGGAAGCCCCGCCCCCCGCCGCGTTCGAGGGCCTGCAGGACCGGACAAAACGGGCCACCGCGGACGCCGCGGCCGCCGGTGCCGAGATCACCGTCACCGTGCTGGATCGCAACAGCGGGCAGGTCGTATCCAACGGCAACGCGATGGCGATGCCGATGGCCTCGGTGGTCAAGGTGTTCATCGCCGACGACCTGCTGCTGCAGGTGGCCGAGGGCAAGACGCAGCTGTCCCCCGAAGACCGCCAGGCGCTCGACGTGATGTTGCGGGCCTCTGACGACAGCGCGGCCGAAGTGTTCTGGAGCCGCGGCGGCGGCAGCGAGATCATCGCCCGAATCAAGGCCCGATACGGCCTTGGCGCCACGACCGCGCCGTACAACGGGCGCTGGTTCAACACGCTGAGCACGACGGCCGACCTGGTCCGCTACTACGACATGCTGCTGTCCGGCGCCGGCGGGCTGCCGGCCGAGCAGGCCGACATCATCCTGTCCGATCTGGCGGCGAGCACCCCGACCGCGCCGGACGGCACCGTGCCCGGTGGCGTGTACCCGCAGCGGTTCGGGATCCCCGACGGGCTCTACGCCGAGCCGGTCGCGGTCAAACAGGGCTGGTTCTGCTGCTGGAACGGCGGCAACTGGGTGCACCTGTCGAGCGGTGTGATCGGACCGAATCATCGGTATGTGATGGCGATCGGCTCCATGCAACCCACCGACGACGTCACCGCGCGCGACACCATCACCCAGGCCGTCAAGACCATGTTCCCCGGCGGGCGGATCTGA